The genomic window ctggactctacccacacactgactggactctacccacactgactggactctacctacacacactgactggactctacccacacactgactagactctacccacacactgactggactctacccacactgactggactctacccacacacactgactggactctacccacacactgactggactctacccacactgactggactctacccacacactgactggactctacccacacactgactggactctacccacacactgactggactctacccacacacactgactagactctacccacacacactgactggactctacccacacacactgactggactctacccactcacactgactggactctacccacacactgactggactctacccacacactgactagactctacccacacacactgactggactctacccgcacactgactggactctacccacatactgactggactctacccacacactgactagactctacccacacacactgactggactctacccgcacactgactggactctacccacacactgactggactctacccacacacactgactggactctacccgcacactgactggactctacccacacactgactggactctacccacacactgactagactctacccacacactgactggactctacccacatactgactagactctacccacacacactgactggactctacccgcacactgactggactctacccacacactgactggactctacccacacacactgactggactctacccgcacactgactggactctacccacacactgactggactctacccacacactgactagactctacccacacactgactggactctacccacacactgactagactctacccacacacactgactggactctacccgcacactgactggactctacccacactgactggactctacccacacacactgactggactctacccacacactgactggactctacccacactgactggactctacccacacactgactggactctacccacacactgactggactctacccacacactgactggactctacccacacacactgactggactctacccacacacactgactggactctacccacacacactgactggactctacccactcacactgactggactctacccacacactgactggactctacccacacactcacacatacctcACTGAcattccaacacacacatacacactcacacacacatacacacaatatacgctcacacatacaaaacacacacacatagatatagATGCAACCCacagacacactttcacactcttcaaatacgccactgctactctgtctattatctatcctgattgactagtcactttacccctacctacattatatTACCTACCTACTacctacactgctgttactgtctattatctaccctgattgactagtcactttacccctacctacattatatTACCTACCCTACTACCAACACTGCTACTCTGTCTATTATCTACCCTgattgactagtcactttacccctacctacattatatTACCTACCTACTacctacactgctgttactgtctattatctaccctgattgactagtcactttacccctacctacattatatTACCTACCCTACTACCTACCCTAATACCAACACTGCTACTCTGTCTATTATCTACCCTgattgactagtcactttacccctacctacattatatTACCTACCTACTACCAACACTGCTACTCTGTCTATTATCTACCCTgattgactagtcactttacccctacctacattatatTACCTACCCTACTACCAACACTGCTACTCTGTCTATTATCTACCCTgattgactagtcactttacccctacctacattatatTACCTACCCTACTACCTACCCTACTACCAACACTGCTACTCTGTCTATTATCTACCCTgattgactagtcactttacccctacctacattatatTACCTACCCTACTACCTACCCTACTACCAACACTGCTactctgtctattatctatcctgattgactagtcactttacccctacctacattatatTACCTACCCTACTACCTACCTTACTACCAACACTGCTactctgtctattatctatcctgattgactagtcactttacccctacctacattatatTACCTACCCTACTACCTACCCtactatagccatgttattacctggtacttcctgtatgtagccatgttattacctggtacttcctgtagccatgttattacctggtacttcctgtatataaccatgttattacctggtacttcctgtagccatgttattacctggtacttcctgtatataaccatgttattacctggtacttcctgtagccatgttattacctggtacttcctgtatataaccatgttattacctggtacttcctgtagccatgttattacctggtacttcctgtatataaccatgttattacctggtacttcctgtagccatgttattacctggtacttcctgtagccatgttattacctggtacttcctgtatataaccatgttattacctggtacttcctgtagccatgttattacctggtacttcctgtagccatgttattacctggtacttcctgtatgtagccatgttattacctggtacttcctgtatgtagccatgttattacctggtacttcctgtagccatgttattacctggtactccctgtatatagccatgttattacctggtacttcctgtatataaccatgttattacctggtacttcctgtatgtagccatgttattacctggtacttcctgtatgtagccatgttattacctggtacttcctgtatgtagccatgttattacctggtacttcctgtatgtagccatgttattacctggtacttcctgtatgtagccatgttattacctggtacttcctgtagccatgttattgttattttattttgttactaTTTTCTTTATGTTcttgtcttactttttaactctgcattgtttggaaagggctcgtaagtaagcatttcatgtaactgtctacacctgttgtattcggcgcatgtgacaaatcaaatgtgatttgattgttttgatttgtttggCTCACCTGTGTAGTGACCTCCTCTCTAGCCGGGGATGCAGGTGAAGGTACAGCTTTCTCCTCTATAGGGCCCTTTCTCTCCTCCACAAACCCATTGATGGCTGGGGCCGCAGCTGCCATCTTGGGACGTGATGGTGCTTGGCCTACAGCTCCCATGATGCTCTTCACCTTCTCCTTGGTGACCTTTGACTCGAAGAGAGCCTTCAGGGCTCCGATACTCCCGGCCGGGTCGACTCTGGGAGAGGGGCCAGGGAGACTGGACATGGACTTACTGCGGGAGAGATTGGCCGACCCCCGGGACGTCTCTCCTAACAGGCTAGTTGACCCACGGGTCTTCTCTCTCACACTGGGCTGGATCCTGGTCGTCTCTCTCACTCCGTTGTTTCTCATCAAGGACTCCAGCTTGCGTTCCTGTGCGCTCTCTGACAGTTGTCTCTTTGTTTTCTCACGGACGTTTGAGTAGGAGGTCTGATTCTTGGTTATCTGCTGGAGAAAGAATCAGAAGAAGATAGAGGCTGCTTAGTGTCCATCCTGAGACAGTCGACAATCAGAAGTTGATGACATGAAATGTGGTGTGATGTTTCACCTCAGTCTTGTGCTCCACATGGTTCAGGGTAGGGACCTCTACTGAAGGGCTGGCTTGGTATCTGTTATGTGAACAAGACAAATCCTTCATCAATATTCACCAAAACAGACATTGCAATGCTCAAGCAATTCAGTGTGGGATGAAGTTTACCCCAGACATTGATACGCCAGTGTTGCATTTCCCTCACCTAATGGTTAAGGCTAGGATTTGAGAAAAGCCAGCTTGTCCCCTGTACCTATGGAGCTGGTCATGTGTTAAAAGCTGGGTCAGAGACAATTACATTTAAGTCAGTAAATTCAGAAAGTGATAAAAGGAATAGTTTCTCCTCCTTCGGTTTATTGtgaagtcattgaaaataaaaggAGGTTTTCATTGAACTGAAAATTAATTTTCAgtctacttcctgaattgactgacttcAATTGGAATTGACTTAAAACCTGGTGCCTATGGAGCTTGTAATTGGTTAAATGGTaaaggttctggttctggttcctCTCACCTGGTCAACATCTGAGATACGGAGATGGACTTCATATTGTCCCTAAACCCCGCCTCCGCCCAGGTGGGCTTGTCTCCGTCACGCATAGAGACGCTCCGTAGAGATTGGGCACGCCTCAGAACACTCCTCCCCTCCATGGTCGATATTGATGTCACAGCACCCCTTAATGATGTCACAGCACCTCTCAAAACACAGGACATCAAACCTCAACACCTGATTGACATGGAAGAGTCAGCTGTCATAGATAGCACTCATTGTTGAGGATAGAGTCTCACAGGAGAAGAATCAGTCTCTATTCACCAGAGCAGTGTGGAGGAATGAGTCTCCATTCACCAGAGCAGTGTGAAGGAATCAGTCTCCATTCACCAGAGCAGTGTGAAGGAATCAGTCTCCATTCACCAGAGCAGTGTGAAGGAATCAGTCTCCATTCACCAGAGCAGTGTGAAGGAATCAGTCTCCATTCACCAGAGCAGTGTGAAGGAATCAGTCTCCATTCACCAGAGCAGTGTGAAGGAATCAGTCTCCATTCACCAGAGCAGTGTGAAGGAATCAGTCTCCATTCACCAGAGCAGTGTGAAGGAATCAGTCTCCATTCACCAGAGCAGTGTgaatataatacattacagtatttTGTCACTCTACTATGATATTGTTACTACTACAATGTTACAATGTAACTCTCAAAGACCAAACAATGCCTCTCCACTTTACTTGATTTGGAATGATTAAGAGACAGGCGCATTCAGACACACAGCAGAGTTCGCAGAGTTCAGCAGCGGAGTGAAACACTTCGTCATCAAAACAGATCAAAAATGCAGATAGTTGTTTGTCCATTGATTCAAATGAGGATTTGTTATTGTATTTCATATATTATCAATCTAGCCGTTACCTTTAGTGAAGTCTGCTGGTCGTCTCTCCTCGTCGCAGTCAGAGGAGCGTCGAGCTCATCACAAGACACACGTTACGTACTGCTTCAAACCAGCGTCTCGGACCAAAGTCCTCTGTCCTTCCTTATTACAGCTGACTAGAGAATGTTTATAGCTGTACGTTTACAACACAGATGGAATCTCTGCAGTCCAATAGCAGATGTACTATGATGGTGAGCAATAAAAAATACCCTGAAGCTTCCTCTTTTAAGATCCTCTCACCTTGATACAGGTACTATCATCAACTATAGTATGTTGTATCAAAAGTAGAGTTGTGGAGACCCCGGTCCTCAAACGAGAGGTGTTTTAAGCACCCATTGggacactgtactgtacagttaCAGAGAGTTACTGAGGTAGGGTGAGCAGGACGGCTGAGTAGGCAGTTCCGTGTCACGGCcttgggcccttctctctctctctctctctctctgctctgaacAGGAAGGTATGAATGAGGTTAGGTTTAAATGTGCTCTTCACTGCCAGTCTTTTCCATTGGGAGTTTTGGCATTATTTTTCCGTGAAGGGCGGAGCTTAGAGGGAGGCGAAGACAATGAGTCCCCATTGGTTCAAAGGTGGGTTTTGGCTGCACACGGCCTCATCTCTGTGCTGACCCAGACTATGAATCAGGGTCAAAGTCTAGTGCCACTGCATCAGCAAGCTCCGGTGCATCAATTGAGAACAGACCCAGGAACAGACCATTTCTCTAATATCCAGGAGATGGTCAGGGGCATCGTCAGCTGACAGGGGTGCAGGAACAGACCATTTCTCTAATATCCAGGAGATGGTCAGGGGCATCGTCAGCTGACAGGGGTGCAGGAACAGACCATACCTCTACTATCCAGGAGATGGTCAGGGGCATCGTCAGCTGACAGGGGTGCAGAAACAGACCATTCCTCTACTATCCAGGAGATGGTCAGGGGCATCGTCAGCTGACAGGGGTGCAGGAACAGACCATTCCTCTGATATCCAGGAGATGGTCACGGGCATCGTCAGCTGACAGGGGTGCAGGAACAGACCATTTCTCTAATATCCAGGAGATGGTCAGGGGCATCGTCAGCTGACAGGGGTGCAGGAACAGACCATTCCTCTGATATCCAGGAGATGGTCAGGGGCATCGTCAGCTGACGGGTGCAGGAACAGACCATTCCTCTAATATCCAGGAGATGGTCAGGGGCATCGTCAGCTGACAGGGGTGCAGGAACAGACCATACCTCTACTATCCAGGAGATGGTCAGGGGCATCGTCAGCTGACAGGGGTGCAGGAACAGACCATACCTCTAATATCCAGGAGATGGTCAGGGGCATCGTCAGCTGACAGGGGTGCAGGAACAGACCATTCCTCTAATATCCAGGAGATGGTCAGGGGCATCGTCAGCTGACAGGGGTGCAGGAACAGACCATACCTCTACTATCCAGGAGATGGTCAGGGGCATCGTCAGCTGACAGGTGCAGGAACAGACCATTCCTCTGATATCCAGGAGATGGTCAGGGGCATCGTCAGCTGACAGGTGCAGGAACAGACCATTCCTCTGATATCCAGGAGATGGTCAGGGGCATCGTCAGCTGACAGGGGTGCAGGAACAGACCATTCCTCTGATATCCAGGAGATGGTCAGGGGCATCGTCAGCTGACAGGGGTGCAGGAACAGACCATTCCTCTGATATCCAGGAGATGGTCAGGGGCATTGTCAGCTGACAGGTGCAGGAACAGACCATTCCTCTGATATCCAGGAGATGGTCAGGGGCATTGTCAGCTGACAGGTGCAGGAACAGACCATTTCTCTAATATCCAGGAGATGGTCAGGGGCATCGTCAGCTGACGGGTGCAGGAACAGACCA from Oncorhynchus mykiss isolate Arlee chromosome 15, USDA_OmykA_1.1, whole genome shotgun sequence includes these protein-coding regions:
- the LOC110489519 gene encoding LIM domain and actin-binding protein 1 isoform X2, with product MSCVLRGAVTSLRGAVTSISTMEGRSVLRRAQSLRSVSMRDGDKPTWAEAGFRDNMKSISVSQMLTRYQASPSVEVPTLNHVEHKTEITKNQTSYSNVREKTKRQLSESAQERKLESLMRNNGVRETTRIQPSVREKTRGSTSLLGETSRGSANLSRSKSMSSLPGPSPRVDPAGSIGALKALFESKVTKEKVKSIMGAVGQAPSRPKMAAAAPAINGFVEERKGPIEEKAVPSPASPAREEVTTQVGRKTRSERRKTISGINLEKISTASQDVDKRKSISDLSDAGSSSFSPEREKPSASVSVRAMSALYLSKVAAAESTAQDPSSPTKRGVKPSKFLPCKQDVCSSCLKPVYPMEKMTADKFIFHKNCFCCKHCQKKLSMHSYAPLYGEFYCVFHYQQLFRRKGNYDEGFGHTQHKDRWLQRTNETPGSNSADVI
- the LOC110489519 gene encoding LIM domain and actin-binding protein 1 isoform X3, which translates into the protein MEGRSVLRRAQSLRSVSMRDGDKPTWAEAGFRDNMKSISVSQMLTRYQASPSVEVPTLNHVEHKTEQITKNQTSYSNVREKTKRQLSESAQERKLESLMRNNGVRETTRIQPSVREKTRGSTSLLGETSRGSANLSRSKSMSSLPGPSPRVDPAGSIGALKALFESKVTKEKVKSIMGAVGQAPSRPKMAAAAPAINGFVEERKGPIEEKAVPSPASPAREEVTTQVGRKTRSERRKTISGINLEKISTASQDVDKRKSISDLSDAGSSSFSPEREKPSASVSVRAMSALYLSKVAAAESTAQDPSSPTKRGVKPSKFLPCKQDVCSSCLKPVYPMEKMTADKFIFHKNCFCCKHCQKKLSMHSYAPLYGEFYCVFHYQQLFRRKGNYDEGFGHTQHKDRWLQRTNETPGSNSADVI
- the LOC110489519 gene encoding LIM domain and actin-binding protein 1 isoform X1 — protein: MSCVLRGAVTSLRGAVTSISTMEGRSVLRRAQSLRSVSMRDGDKPTWAEAGFRDNMKSISVSQMLTRYQASPSVEVPTLNHVEHKTEQITKNQTSYSNVREKTKRQLSESAQERKLESLMRNNGVRETTRIQPSVREKTRGSTSLLGETSRGSANLSRSKSMSSLPGPSPRVDPAGSIGALKALFESKVTKEKVKSIMGAVGQAPSRPKMAAAAPAINGFVEERKGPIEEKAVPSPASPAREEVTTQVGRKTRSERRKTISGINLEKISTASQDVDKRKSISDLSDAGSSSFSPEREKPSASVSVRAMSALYLSKVAAAESTAQDPSSPTKRGVKPSKFLPCKQDVCSSCLKPVYPMEKMTADKFIFHKNCFCCKHCQKKLSMHSYAPLYGEFYCVFHYQQLFRRKGNYDEGFGHTQHKDRWLQRTNETPGSNSADVI